Proteins co-encoded in one Podarcis muralis chromosome 12, rPodMur119.hap1.1, whole genome shotgun sequence genomic window:
- the LOC114607915 gene encoding 5-beta-cholestane-3-alpha,7-alpha-diol 12-alpha-hydroxylase-like yields MAFWVMVLCAVLACILGGLYLLGAFRQRGAQEPPLDKGLIPWLGHGLHFQKDGVAFLQRMQKKHGDIFTVLLGGYYFTFVMDPLSYGAILKEARTKLDFTLYVTQIVEQAFGFQHSEMTHKVLEAVNTKHLRGDGLVVMTQAMMESLHRVMRHSLSSAGGEKSWKQDGLFHFSYNMLFKAGYLAVFGNTTSKGEKNKEDAERSDLADSEDLFAEFCKFDNFFPGLASSMLSPRDKMEAESLKRHFWNITSVKEVYKKENISGWITDLQKHLDEAGMPEYMQGRLFFTLLWALQANSGPASFWLLAYLMKNPKAMDEVRKEVDRVVEESGQEVRAGGPVLNITKEMLDKTPILDSAVRETLRLATTPLVIRVVMVDLEIQMNDGRKYLLRKGDRVALFPFVAAHMDPEIHPDPHVFKYDRFLSLDGTKKKFYKNGEKVKYFSMPWGAGAMCPGRFFATNELKLIAFLMLTYFDMQLVNVEKEIPPVNKNRCGFGVMQPTHDVQFRYRLRH; encoded by the coding sequence ATGGCTTTCTGGGTGATGGTCCTATGCGCCGTCCTGGCATGCATATTGGGGGGGCTTTATTTGTTGGGGGCGTTCCGCCAGAGGGGAGCCCAAGAGCCCCCTTTAGATAAAGGCCTTATTCCGTGGCTTGGACATGGATTGCACTTCCAAAAGGACGGCGTTGCCTTCTTGCAAAGGATGCAGAAGAAGCATGGGGATATCTTTACGGTACTGCTTGGGGGATACTATTTCACCTTTGTGATGGACCCCCTCTCCTATGGAGCTATTCTGAAGGAAGCAAGGACCAAGCTAGATTTCACTTTATATGTAACCCAAATTGTGGAGCAAGCATTTGGGTTTCAGCATTCAGAAATGACTCATAAGGTACTAGAGGCAGTCAACACAAAGCACCTCAGGGGCGATGGGCTCGTGGTGATGACCCAGGCCATGATGGAGAGCTTGCATAGAGTGATGCGCCATAGCCTGAGTTCAGCAGGAGGGGAGAAGTCCTGGAAACAGGATGGATTGTTCCACTTCAGCTACAACATGCTCTTTAAGGCCGGATATCTTGCTGTGTTTGGAAATACAACCAGCAAAGGTGAAAAGAACAAAGAAGATGCTGAGAGGAGTGACCTAGCTGACTCTGAAGATTTATTCGCAGAGTTTTGCAAATTTGATAATTTTTTCCCGGGATTGGCATCTTCCATGCTGTCTCCCAGAGATAAAATGGAAGCAGAGTCTCTGAAGAGACACTTCTGGAACATCACGTCTGTAAAGGAAGTATATAAGAAGGAAAATATCAGTGGCTGGATAACTGACctgcaaaaacatctggatgagGCTGGGATGCCTGAATACATGCAGGGGCGGCTTTTTTTCACGTTGCTCTGGGCACTTCAAGCTAATTCTGGACCAGCTTCCTTCTGGCTTCTTGCCTACCTGATGAAAAATCCCAAGGCGATGGATGAGGTGAGGAAAGAGGTGGACAGAGTGGTGGAAGAATCTGGCCAGGAAGTGAGGGCAGGGGGTCCAGTGCTTAATATCACCAAGGAGATGTTAGACAAGACCCCCATCTTGGACAGTGCTGTGCGAGAGACTTTGAGACTGGCCACAACCCCACTGGTGATCAGGGTTGTGATGGTGGATCTAGAAATCCAGATGAATGATGGGAGAAAATATCTTCTGCGCAAAGGAGACAGAGTTGCACTTTTCCCCTTTGTAGCAGCACATATGGATCCAGAAATCCACCCAGATCCCCATGTTTTCAAATATGACCGGTTCCTCAGCCTAGACGGCACAAAAAAGAAATTCTATAAGAATGGGGAAAAGGTGAAATATTTCTCCATGCCTTGGGGTGCAGGGGCCATGTGCCCTGGGCGTTTCTTTGCTACCAATGAGCTAAAACTCATTGCCTTCCTGATGCTGACATACTTTGATATGCAGCTGGTTAACGTGGAGAAGGAAATCCCTCCCGTAAACAAGAACCGCTGTGGGTTTGGTGTGATGCAGCCCACACACGATGTTCAGTTCAGGTACCGACTTCGCCACTGA